One Luoshenia tenuis DNA window includes the following coding sequences:
- a CDS encoding glutamine synthetase family protein — protein MNETVREILAFVEENDIKFIRLAFCDSFGMQKNISIMPDELERAFQHGISFDASAIRGFMGVERSDLFLQPDPGTLSILPWRPMQGRVARFFCNIRYPDGRPFEGDGRFILKNAVQRCADMGYTCRIGAECEFYLFQLNEDGEPVLVPHDKGGYFDISPLDKGENVRREICLTLEEMGLRPESSHHEQGPGQNEIDFHYGDACTAADDLITFKSVVKAISLRNGLFASFLPKPFADQSGSGLHINISLSRDGENLFQNLEEEGSVAASFIAGVLDRAAEITAFLNPLTNSYARFGAFEAPRFIAWSRMNRAQLVRIPATSSGEHSRMEVRSPDPACNPYLAYTLLLEAGMEGIAQGKQLGPAMDFDPYAPGARVEGLPKLPATLEEALALAGGSEFVRRVLPQTVVDKYLEFKSAQAHRVAQAEDRAAMERELYFLSI, from the coding sequence GTGAACGAAACGGTAAGGGAAATACTGGCTTTTGTGGAGGAAAACGACATCAAGTTTATCCGGTTGGCCTTTTGCGATAGCTTTGGCATGCAAAAAAACATCTCCATCATGCCGGATGAGCTGGAACGGGCTTTTCAACACGGCATTTCCTTTGACGCCTCGGCGATCCGCGGGTTTATGGGCGTAGAACGGTCGGATCTGTTTTTGCAGCCGGACCCGGGCACGCTATCCATCCTACCGTGGCGGCCGATGCAGGGGCGGGTAGCGCGCTTTTTTTGCAACATTCGCTATCCGGATGGCCGGCCCTTTGAAGGGGATGGGCGGTTTATCCTCAAAAATGCGGTGCAGCGGTGCGCCGATATGGGCTATACCTGCCGGATCGGCGCGGAGTGCGAATTTTACCTCTTCCAGCTGAATGAGGATGGCGAGCCGGTCTTGGTGCCTCACGATAAAGGCGGGTATTTCGATATCTCGCCGCTGGACAAGGGGGAAAACGTGCGCCGGGAAATCTGCCTGACCTTGGAGGAGATGGGGCTGCGGCCCGAAAGCTCGCACCACGAGCAGGGCCCCGGGCAAAATGAGATCGACTTCCATTACGGCGATGCGTGCACTGCGGCGGACGATCTGATCACGTTCAAATCCGTGGTCAAGGCGATCAGCCTGCGCAACGGGCTTTTTGCCTCCTTTTTACCCAAGCCTTTTGCCGACCAGAGCGGCAGCGGGCTGCACATCAATATTTCGTTAAGCAGGGATGGAGAGAATCTCTTTCAGAACCTAGAAGAGGAAGGAAGCGTGGCGGCCAGCTTTATCGCGGGTGTGCTGGACCGGGCGGCGGAGATCACCGCATTTTTGAACCCGCTTACCAACTCTTATGCGCGGTTTGGCGCCTTTGAGGCGCCAAGGTTTATCGCCTGGTCGCGCATGAACCGGGCGCAGCTGGTTCGCATTCCGGCTACGAGCTCGGGCGAGCACAGCCGCATGGAGGTGCGCTCGCCCGACCCTGCGTGCAACCCATACCTGGCCTACACACTGCTGCTTGAGGCGGGCATGGAGGGGATTGCGCAGGGAAAACAGCTGGGCCCCGCGATGGATTTTGACCCCTATGCGCCGGGCGCGCGGGTGGAGGGCTTGCCCAAGCTGCCCGCAACCCTGGAAGAGGCGCTGGCTTTGGCCGGAGGCAGTGAATTTGTGCGCCGGGTCTTGCCGCAGACGGTGGTGGACAAGTACCTGGAATTTAAGTCCGCCCAGGCGCACCGCGTTGCGCAGGCAGAAGATCGGGCGGCGATGGAGCGCGAGCTCTACTTTCTCAGCATTTAA